CccctaccaattttggtctacatcaagttaaggaggcgatcacgagagcacccagacgtaggcggttagatagatagatagatagatagatagatagatagatagatagatagatagatagatagatagatagatagatagatagatagatagatagatagatagaaacgctaaaagtgcgttggtttcgcaaagaaatgcttcgcacttaaaatatgGAGGCGAGCCTAATTCTTGACTGAGGTGTCAAGTTgtggcactcgcacctcggcgttcgcGCGTCGGCGTGCCGCGACGATTCCGCGCTCTCACAAGAAAAccgcctgctctttcaatgaactcattcaattaattttcatgaaTTATCCTTACTGTTGATTGTCCCTTAAGTAAAATTATGCTCCAATATCATATGCGCCTATTGTAACTCATACTTGAacgagaaccatcgatttcgcacCAGTGTCATTCTTTAGAAGACTTCCGAATATTCAGAGAACCGGAAGTGCTTgacagagaaacaagagtgtcatcCGGCGCTCGTGCCACTGAAAGCGTGAACGGTTCATGCACTCTACAATTGGAGGCTAATAAGCTGTTCCTAAATACGGAGTCGCAAGAGAGTagacatcgaaaaaaaaagaaagcgaaggaaAAACATTAGGGCAgtttcgcactggtggtgccaagcctgaaggaaccgCGGAGCCTGACGACCTTCCTTAACgtaccagccaagcctagcctagagaTAGCTAGCCAAtgctagatatagccacatgagcatagagaggggcagttaggcctgggaaagccaagttgtggctctttctctctctcccaatcTATTTCtcactcgttttctttctttctatcgctttctttctctgtctatttctttctctttcttttttccttctcccTTTCTCGCTATCCTTTTctccttctctcgcccatagccacgcaatcatatggttcccataaacgcttgttctgctagcgtgcctggatagcagaaCGGTTACGAaactcgccttcggaccgtgggtacccgggttcgaatcacgcCTCGCCAAtaaatttcattttatttctagtttttttcttgttctctcgTCCACAGCAACGAAaccatatggttcccataaacacTTGTCCTGCTAGCGCGTCTGgacaacgccacctagaaaaataACGATTTTTCTCaatctctcgcccatagcaacaaAATCATATGGTTCTCATGCATAAACGCTTGTCCTGCTATATAGCGTGTCTGGACAGCGCCACCCAGAAAAATAACAATTCTAGAGGGGGTtcgtctggatagccgagtggttacgacgctggcGCTCGGGCCGTGAGTACCCGGCTTCGAGTCCCACCTCACCAAGAAATTTTGttattaggagcttgctcgccaagcttcttatgctcgcgccttgtcctcacctatgtgaccgtcggcgcggcggcacacaccacacTCGGCGCAGCTGCGCCCTGCGCTCTCACGGCTCTctctggtgatttcaagaatgctcactagatggcaccgccgctcaaggcggcactagagtcactggaaaatttcagagtaccgcaaaggtaggctgcacgcgggcaacattgagcggcggcggccatttcccttccggaccgtccggcgcgttggtagcgtgtgttgagaagtgaccgatcttttcgcctcgatgccgtgttacgctcggcgtaactgcaatatgtgtgtgtatgtttcttcaaaaggatatcagaagtgatttcgagtcaccgacagtcatgaatcgactgtgcggtaagcggtgtagctaatgaaacatGCGGCCAATGTTGCCggcatgtgctcgcgaactctcttcgtggcttcatcggtctcttttcgtttcacggccgggtgtgtttgcaaggtccggagctgtagacatagttgcattagcgtaatgaccgtgcgagatgccatttacttcgacacttagTGAATgctgactgtttgcgctagctttgcagtcggtgttcaggttcacttcataacgcattcgagaacattatcgaacatcgagaacattcagcattgcgtccttcgactgatcgctgacgcataccttacttgcgcaccatgcttgccgttcagctgggtgttatctgtcatagtagtggtgtgtgtacggtaagtggaagttgtgcgtgaagtacttgtctcggttcggaacgccagcagccgaacgcatgggcgaatcggcgtgcggtatgTAAGGTGCATCTAATTTTGCGAATATATTGTCATTTCCTACAGATAcgcagaaaataggccatcaaaaatgattgacgtctcTACTCAGTtctttcatttcctattttttgtctccttaatattcccaacgttgcagtgcatttgcaaatattttgctgtgttccgacaaagttttttttttttttttggcgttgccagtgCGTAAATGGCTGGGCTTTGgtgtctgcactgcttttaatttcaactttctTTTTTCGTAATCCACTCTCGTTAAAACATCCTCGGttcagtgctttatgttattctGATCAGAAATGGCACATCCCAAAAATCTTTAACGCGCATGCCACTGCAACACAGTAAGTACATAGATCTAGGGCTCACATGAAATCAATTCCCTGAATGCGTAAGAGGATAAGCCgccttttttttgctgtgaccatttctcacccactaaacaatATTGTAAGGgcacgctcggcgcaatgcagcgtttgcaacattcttttttgaaaaaaataaaatacacttataataacattgccttatagcAAGtatatcaacagagttccacgcttcagttttgcgcagtggcaaatgatcatgcgacaattgccttcaaggtatacagtaaacagttattattttaataagtcttcgatttcgctctcgtgcgtgacacgcttataactcgaaatgcatgcgcaatctgttcaacagatcgaggtataaacagccgagcaaatagaaaggtatgtagtatgtagtttccaatatcgctgaacatagcgaaccgaaaaggtgaagtatcctgttgcatgagagcttttccagcaaagtttgtgtagttcactgcagaaaggagtgttcttcgaggcgGGCGAATTCATTCCGAGGCCAattatgcagccacgtacaacgacgctctttgacgttagtGTTTTTCAGATGGAATAccaaaatatacgaaattcccggagtagctcaccagcaacgttcggttactggtgagctactctctggcatctgcatgacgcgtttaaaaagcgacgaagtacttctagggaccgcggtactgctaaatgtccgacCGCGCTCTGCATTCCACGCGCcttgcacccaaagcgcttggaaaagatatggcggcgagaggtcacatgatgcgagtaagccaatcgcgtcggcggcggcgcgcggaaaacagatgcgatactctgaaatttttctagtgactctaggcggcacacaccacgctcggcgcaagcgctaccggcgcgactgctcgagggccgcacctctcgtttcgctgtattcctttctcttcgccgggagctcactaagtgaacactcttcgttgccgctccgcagcatgaatggcggcagcgagacgggctcgcaacgcagcagcagcttgggaagatctcgccttgccaataaccagccaacacatgatgtcacgttacgctctccgatgcgtatcgtacgactgcaaacatcccaccaccatcaggggcacctgtatcgatgttgccttctcgaactttccattgcgtcccatcatcgatgatcccttggcaacatactttactgatcataaagcaatcatctttaaagggaaacgagtccccaagctcatcgagggacgcccttgtactttgtaaaagaacatctcttgtgtatatgtaatgcatatagttcatacatcataaagcaatcatctttaaagggaaaccagtccccgaactcatcgagggacgcccttcttgaacttggtaaaacaacatctcttgtgtatatataatgtttatagttcatccaaatgtatatatacttcagcaaaatgtatatagagcatccagccttacattaataaacattatgtaatgcatatataacaacgttgtcacgtttatatacaatggtagaggaatgtgtttgaacttggtaaaacaacattttttgtgtatatatgatgtatatagttcatccaaatgtatatagtgcatccaaccgtaaattaataagcattgtggatgtaatgtatgtataacaacgttgtcacgtctatatatgatggtagaggaatgtgcacggagcattcgcgggttacccgatcatctccgagcaagctcctctaacatcattcacttcgtggatatggcggtgaattttgaTAATGAAGCTTGGTGtttatatttcatttttttatgtctTCTCCTCCTTCTCTTCACaattctcacctcctcctttcctttctccactgtgttgctaggcaacgcatggtgacgtcatcgatcGACGAATTTTGCGAACAATATAGGACCAAGCTCGAAcctaaacagttccgctgttataACATATTCATGTTTGCACAAGAAGGATGTGTTCCAAAGCACGCTGTTTCTATCCAGCGAAGCTGTGGTGTCACCTGATCCTATAGACCGATGTGGCGTAACGTTGAGCGATTGAACAATGCGCTACATGAAAGACTGACAGGCAGAAAATTATGCGCACTGTATACCAGCGTGCCTGCAATGCACTTCCGGTATCGTATATAACTATGTGTAGCCTCGGCACTTTTACAAAACATAGAAAATGGAGACGATTAAGACCGCTATGTGCTCAACTATGGGAGAGCTGTAAGCTGTTCCTAATGAAGATGGACTCCGCAAGAAAACGCGTGCGGCGTTCGCCGCCCTTGCCGCATGCATTTGGGAAGAGTGCAGATGTAGTAGCGGACGCGCGTCTTCGTGTTCCTGGCTTTAGGATGAAACCTTGAATATCATGGCTGATTTATGTGTAGTTGACGTCAAGAATACTGTGGGCCGAGGTGCGCACTTTCGGCGGGAATATGAAGCTTTTATTCTGTAATTGGCCAAGCATTTAAGGGAACTGAGCGAAATGACTTTGCGTATGCCTCATTTCTATGGAGATAGACACATTTCACTTCAATTAATCGAATGGTTTTCGGTCGACAGTGATGGACAGGAATAAACACCGGAATCGAAGTCACGTACATCTTCGCTGTAGAAGTTAGGAATGCTGTATGCTCCACTATGGgagatgtgtgtgtgtggcagtCCTCAACAAAGAAATCCTTGGAGAAGTCCGTGGAAGACCGAGGACCTGGTTTACCCCGCGCACGCAATGGCGGCCATCTGCGACCAGTCGCTTGGCGGCTAAtgtggtcgcgcgaccggtggcAGTCGCAGCTGTGAATTAGCTTTTTACCATGTGTTTAGAGCAAATGGAGAATGATGCAGAGCGCCGAGTGTTCTACTGTAGTATATCTGTCCCGATTGAAACAAGTGACATTTGCAATAGAGCCGAAGCCTCTGAACCATGCTTTTATGCACACAGACTTACATAACCTTCAGAGGTAACGCGACCAGACGTGCGAGTCTTCCCTTTAATACATGTTAGATAATAGCTTAACCACACAACGAGAATAACAGTGGCAAACAATTCTCCCCTCTTCGCGTGTCCTTTAAATAATATCATTTCTATGAACTCTGTAAAAGAAAGGTCCAGAAAGTTGGCGGCATATTACACACTCTGTAGCACTTGCAGGTGAACGCCTTTTTGCGTCCCGCGTGGTGTTGGACAAGCTCCAGGAtcgccccacctttgaccaagcgcatgtgatgaagtcatcacttgACGTCATGGTGcagccatgatgacgtcgcaaattgcGGCGATCAGTGGCGCCATCATGACTCCACAGATCACTAGATGACGTCCGTTGTggtcaagtgatactttttggGCCGCTGGCGTTGACGCCAACGCCGATGGACATTTTCGCTTTCGACGTAATAACGCATCTTGAGTCTTATGCACGGTTTAGAGACTCGGTGTACCACGCAACCGATAACCTTATGTGGTCTGGTCTCGCTATACGAGTGCTCGGAATAGAAATGACAAGCGCTCTGTAGAGGAACTTTGAATGGGGTCGAGTTAAGTTAATAGGGGACAGCACAGACGCCGATGACTCGAGCGCGAGTAGCGCGTAAGCGCTGCTCGACATACGTCGGGCAGGATTCAACGTTGTGCCGTCGGCCATACCAAGCTGAATGACCCGTTTTTCTCAAATTTCCGAAGCTATGCAGTATTTGCCTCGCTAACTCCTTGCTAAtatgaatatttatttatttatttatataattAATTTATGTACTTATTATTTATCTATGGATACTGTAAAGCCTCTTGGGGCTGTTACAGGAGTGGGTTTAATACAACAGAGCAGTACGTGCATAAGTGAAGGTATGTGCAAATGAAGCATCACTGCAGATATAAAACACAAATCGTAACAATACAGATATGGAGCATATAGTTGACATATTGCATAATAACATTAGTACAGAGCATCTAGGTGCACAAGGCATTCGTCTAAAGAATGAAGAGTACCGAAGACGTTCCGTCTGTTTCGATATATCTCAAGTGTCCTCCTCGCGCGAAACAGTAGAAGACACCCAACAGCATCACTACGCTGTGCGCTTAGGCGTTGGTAGGAGGAGGGCTAATCACATAACTGAATTATTTGAAGTGCAAATGCGGATTTGTCCGTGGCCCCGCAAGTCCAGCGCAAGAGTACCTTACCTTCTGGGTGTCAGGGTTTGGTCGGCAGATAAGCCGAACGCCTGCATCAATTCGGATACGTGCGACGTGCCTTCGTCCTTGGAGACGCCCACTAGGAAGTCGACACGCTTGAGCATCGTCTCGGAGAGGACGGCGCTCGCTAACTTCCACGGAAAGTCGCGGTTCTTGCTGGGACCAAACACGACAGTGTCGCTGCTGGTGGCCAACTCGTCGGCGGCCAACACCGTGGCGTATGCGCTGCGCTTCCTGAGGCACTCCACGACCCGTCGTCGCTCCGAGGCGTCCTGCAAGCTTCGTCTGCTGCCGCAGCCGAGCACGTCGGCCAGTCCGTTGCCGTTCAGCAAGGCACGCTGACCCGCATTGTCGGGCTGCGGCACGAAAGGCGAGCCGCTCATTAGTATGGCGCGTTGTATAGGCGGCGTGTCGTTGCGTGCCAGGTGGTAGCCGATGGATGTGGCGCCAGCGTCCTGGCCCAGCAATGTGATGCGTTGGTTGTCGCCACCGAAATGGTGGATGTACCTGAAATGTTTGCGCGGTGGTGGTGAGGGCTATGACCAGCCTTAGGTGCAATTTCAATATTCAAATGGCTAGACTCTTGTAAATTACACTAGAAGTATGAAGTGAGAGCCCGAGGGACCCTGCAACACAGCTTCTTGAAAACCCGCGACTGCAATGGACGGAGCGCGATGCTTTTGAATAAGCATTTTTCCGTATAGAATTTTAATAACGTAAAGAGATTATAAAACGTGCTTTGTTTGTTCCAGATTCCTTCTCAACTGCACCGATGGAGCACTTCCTTTCACCTGGAGTGGTGTCAGTGTAATTGTCCTGCTCCTTGATTCTTTACTCGTTCCCGTTGTGGTGTAAAGTTATGGTATCAATTAAATGTTGTCGCATGACGCATTAGCAAAAGCAGCGAAGTTTACACGCGGACGCGAGATTTCACTCGGCGGTAACTTGTATCCTCGAGCAATCGTCCGATGGCTTACGTATACGACCTACCACGGATATGTGTAATAACACAAGgatacgaaaaataataataaacaaacacGGCATACTCGCGCTGATGCCTACAGGCGCCAGGTCGGATGTTGTAACATGTTGGTTTCTGCGTGTATAGTCGAGGTAGTAAGTGGTTGTTTATTTGAGGAACTGTACACAATAAAGGAGCGGGGGAAGGAAAACATTGTACTAGAGCGGTGCATGACGGAGGTAAAGGTTAGGGAGAGACAACGAGAGAGGATAACGGGGGGGGGACTATTTACATATGTGCATTATGACATTTGTATCCTTGTGTACACTTCCTTAGGTAATAAACGTACGCCAACGAATCCCCGAGTCATTGGTGACATACTCGTACACAAACATCACTGTTCCCACAACACGTTGCAAAACAACCTCAAAAGCAGAAGCACGACGAACGAACGTAACGCCACGCACATCTTGGATGATTCTCGTTTAGCGAGATTCTGTGCAATTTCATGGCGTTATCCGTTACGGCTGATTTGTGCTCTGTACGTTTGTGCAAGTGCATATACGCTAGAGGAAACTGTTGAATATTTCCTGTTGAAGTTCTCGATGATGTACAGTGACGGCGGTGGCCCCACTCGCCCCAAACTCTGCATTCCCAGAACGCCTGCGTTGCATTAGGGCCGCGCGTTGCTCTCGCGGTGCCGCAGCCGCAGCTTCATTCTTGGCGGCTTCCCGCCGACGGCGATTGCGACGAGCGGCTCTTCAAGCTGCTTTAGCCTCTTCCGCTGTCGAGTACTTTCTCTATCTTCGCCACCCACAACTATAGGGCCTATTCAGGTGACttctgcgctttttttttgtagcgttagctacactggatGAAGTTGAGCACTTTCGAGAGACGTGTTCCGCATGCGCGaagggcagtgacgtcgcggcgcacagctggcgccgctgccgccgcgcggGCCTCgtgggtctgcgcattccagaggagtgacgtcatggccacggcagacgcactggcgccggcgcgtgcccagCTGCCGCGCCTGAGCCGCCGCGCGGGTCTGCgtattaagggcgagacagacggtacgattttccatgcgatgcgacgtccgacacggcggtgggggaccggaatggtgacctttcatagcatcggacagcccccattccctctcccccaccgccgcgtcggccatCACATCGCATGGAATattgtaccgtctgtctcgcgctttacagaggagtgacgtcatagccgcggcagacgcactggtgCCGGTgcgtgcccagctgtgcgcctccgttgcgcagtagtCAAGTCTCACGCTgtgccgggcgttggggccatagagacggcagcgtgttactacaaaGACCACCGAGCCgtttttgtggcaatagagaaatgacattgagcaaaaaataaatatacatgtgtcgcataatgcgtataccgtgtgtgcgTCATTGAAGCTGCAGTAAgcgtgataatcaagctaatcctagacaaccaggagagctaagaataatagCTGAACCTTACCTCACACGACGTATATCCTGATATAGCCGAGCTAAACCAGTACAATTTTTTTTCGCTCACGCCAACGCCGCCAAGACGAAGTGGACGCGCTGTATCACGCGCTCCCATGATGTTTTCTGTACCCCAGAGGACGACCTGGAAACACAggcctaaggctttcgccttaaaactctGCTTGCAGTAACGTAATCTCGAGGTCTGCCACGTCGAATATGCCAAGACATTGGCTTACTGTCTACTTTATAGTTGTATCCCCTGATCGACTGCCGTGTTGTAACGTCCGAAGGCAATATTATACGGCTTGTAGTGTATGTACTTATTCAGACTGCATGGGTTTCCTTAACGCTACCTTACCTTGATAGCAGAATACAGTGGCGCTTCTTCTCACTCAGTGACGACGCTATCGATTATGACGGACAATTAACTAGGGAGGCATAGGTCATCGCTACGGGCACTatgagaagaaaagtttatttTCACGACGAAACTGCATATGGCTAGGTTCTGACGGATCGCGTACGCAGACAGAAGACGCgtagaaaaaaataattttcggCTGGCCGATTCACTCGACTAATCCGGTGTTCTTGCGTCGAAAACGTGGACGTGACGTAAAGGTAAACATAAAGGTGTGAGATTTCACCGACAAGAAAGAATGACGTAAATAATTTTGCCACAGAGATGTGATCACTTGCACAAGAAGCGAACGTCATgccattttaacacgaacgtgttttatgccgggctatACCACGGCTACACtaaagtatttccgtcacggatatgacgttgtaaaatatatagatTAACAGATGACAacgaaaaaactataagaaaaagttccgtcaccgggagtcgaacttacggcCCCTCAtcccgcagcgcgcggcgcgaaagaTTCGGcaacagacggcacgttcttctctataccaacggcgagctatttatatacaccatttgccggtggcggtactcggagatcggcggtacatcagcgtgttttcgttatcactagcgaggtcGCGCGAAAGGCTCGAAGGACGCCTTAAAGCTTGTCGCCCCGCACGTTGCGATGAGGGCGCGCCTCTACAAGGCGCGGTCACtcttgcgcgcgcgcttatctcgtgatggcggtggtttgtacgtcttgtgctctcatcgcaagtttgcgttgtgagcacgaaggtcacttcgctcactgcagcggccacttttgcgaaaggagctcgCTGCTCACACGGAAATAAGTTACAGTTGTGAcacttagttcgcgctcatcctgtgcatatTCGTTCCGTGTGTCTTTTCTGCtggagcagcgcgctgcaagtttcgggCTGCTTACCGTTCCTTGCGTGATATTACAATctgctgctatagcattcattccttcgccgttggggcgaaagaaAGCACAACAAACTCTCAACTACgtatgtgaagacacgtttcacattcgtgttataccgattcctatgacagagggatcacccatgttttCTTTGTAGTTTAGAAGCAACAGGGTTCCTTACGAACTACAGAACTTCATTTTGAGACCGGCGTTGGTCGctcttgagaaaatatgcgtcATGTGTAAAAGACACACAAAGGCGCTGTCGTGCTCGTGTTTATGCAGAAACACTATAGGTACGACAGTGCGCGCACCTGTGCACCCATCGGATGGCAAGCGCCTGGTCGAGCAGGCCGACGTTCCCGGGCGCCTCGTGCACGAGCATGTTGAGAAAACCGAAGGCGCCTACCCTGTACGCGGGCACGACCACGACGGCGTCCCATAGTGCAGCTGCTTGACGGCCCCCGTAGAAGGCGTAAGTACCCCCACCGCCAAACTGGAAGCGGCCTCCATgcaacaccaccaccacgggTCGGGTTCGGCAGCTGCCGCAACGGCTGGTTTTGGCTGCGCAGAcggattctatctatctatctatctatctatctatctatctatctatctatctatctatctatctatctatctatctatctatctatctatctatctatctatctatctatctatctatctatctatctatctatctatctatctatctatctatctatctatctatctatctatctatctatctatctatctatctgtgggaacaggcagacagatgtcgatgctgtgagaccacaaaatatatattttgtcTGGAACCATTTTACACAGACGCGAAGAACACTGGTACgtagcttcgtcgtcgtcgtcttttcttGGTCCGATTCTTGTAGCCCGCGCTCGTGCGCTACAGGGCCCCCCTTCTAGCGAGGAAGTCGCGGGTTTGTTGCAGGTGGCCAGGGGCGGACCGTTGAGCCGCAAAATGCACGCGTCGAGTATGGCAGTCCGGAGTGGTTTTAAGATGCGACTTTGTCGAAGTGTCGGTGTCCAAGTACGCaggcttgagacggtcgacggAAACAGTACCTTCCCGGCCGTTGATGAGCAGACGGAAGTGTTTAGGTGTGCGGTTGACAACCTTAAACGGGCCATCATACTGGGTCTGTAAAGGAGGTCGCACGGAATCCTGTCGCACAAAAACGTGCGTGCAGTGTTAGAGGTCGGGACTGACATACATACTACGAGATGTTCGTCGTTGTGGACGCAGAACCACGGTACGCATAGCGTTGCGTAGATGGTATGCATAATCAGACACGTCTGAAGATCCTGTCGGCGGGTCACTGAAGAATTCACCAGGAACTCGAAGAGTGGTGCCaaatgtcagcgcggcggcgctTATGGAGGAGGCGCTACGAAGCGACGTGCGCATGCCAAGCATAACGAAAGGAAGGCATTCCATCCATGATGAAGGAAAAGTGGAAGCCATGAGTGACGCTTTCAGCTGGCGATGAAAGCGTTCAATTGGCGAAGGGATAGTACGAGGtagtcttgatgtggttgacaccgaGGAGCCGAGATAGATTGGCGAACAATGTTGAGTCGAACTGGCGACCACCGTCAGTCGTAA
Above is a window of Rhipicephalus sanguineus isolate Rsan-2018 chromosome 3, BIME_Rsan_1.4, whole genome shotgun sequence DNA encoding:
- the LOC119385651 gene encoding acetylcholinesterase is translated as MTTLTPFWLMAKAMAASSASTVSTPLTVQHAIRAPLSLTATADSVRPPLQTQYDGPFKVVNRTPKHFRLLINGREGRFQFGGGGTYAFYGGRQAAALWDAVVVVPAYRVGAFGFLNMLVHEAPGNVGLLDQALAIRWVHRYIHHFGGDNQRITLLGQDAGATSIGYHLARNDTPPIQRAILMSGSPFVPQPDNAGQRALLNGNGLADVLGCGSRRSLQDASERRRVVECLRKRSAYATVLAADELATSSDTVVFGPSKNRDFPWKLASAVLSETMLKRVDFLVGVSKDEGTSHVSELMQAFGLSADQTLTPRR